agacctcacaaagcgctacacggttttcgctcaagaaagcactcggacgacgcttgttcctgctcaacgagacttgaaggaacaagacgaggcttccagaactcaaccatgaagtgctcgggggcttgtcggtacgggacccacaggataccccacaagaaaGGAAGAAGgacctagtccaattaggattcttctcctgataatcttagtagtagtattactctgtaatcctattaggaactctcattgtaaaccgactaggattctggcctcctgactatataaaggagggcagggcaccttggatcgagagttcaacagagcaattgtacgacacaacgctttataatcaatccaacgcgaaggctaacaccgactggacgtagggctattactcgatctgcgatcgagggcctgaaccaggataaattgactgtctcttgcgttaaccatcgagttctgcatacgctgaaacccGAACATATTGCCCTGGGtatccccgtggtaggctatcggtggtcaaacatcgacaacaTTGACAAAAAAATTACGGAGATTGATATGATGCATCAAAAAGCTACAAAGGTCGATATTGAGTCATAGAAACACATGGGTATTATGaaaaattaaagttatgatatactTATATCTAAATAATTATGTGCTTTGTAATGAAAGGAAAAATATGCCAAGGTGTATTTCAATTTGATATAGGTTTAGTAAGACATTGTTATTTATTGTTAgtattaacttatattatggatgtcacggtcatcataaaataaattataaaaggaTAAAACATAAGTAGATATGTACCATTCACTTCATCGTTTCGCATGAATGCTTGATAGTTTTTTTTCTCCCATTGCAACGCACGTACATATTTGCTAGTATTAATAATAGAAGAAAAAAGGATGTGTCCAAGCAACAGAattcaagaaatggaaaaggacaaaagaatataaagaagATCACAATTGGTACTATGGTAGACGATTGACAGCCTAAACTTTGATATATAAATGAATATGCAAGGATCAGTGCATACAGGATTTGCAAAATGGGAAGAGAGAGCAGGAGTGCTAAGAGCTTTGTCAcattcccaaaaaaaaaaaaaaaaaaactcaacccAAAAGTTGAAGAAAACGATGGGCAGGCTTTCTAAGCTTGGTGTGACCAGAGGCGAAGATCCAAAGCAGCATTCGAAGAGTTTGGCAGCAGAGACGTCATGGTCATTGAAGGCCTTGGCATTCCTACTCTTCCAGAGAATTCGCATATGTAACTCAAGTACTCAACAACCTTCTCTCAAGTCTTGACCCCATACACATAATTTAGCTCATACCTGAGAATGTCCTCAACGTACAGACATGTCCTTAGCTGTGAAGAATTCCCAACATTTATGTTTAATCTGTTCCCAAGAAAATTCCATTTCCATGAATCTTTTTCTGCTAGTTTCTATTATCGATCTATGCTAAATTATCTAGAACTTCAGGCGCATTTGTGAAGGTGCTAaccgattttctttttctttctgcaTCCAGCTTGCGAGAGAGCCTTGCAGCCGGCTAGGAGCGTGCCCAGCCCATAAGTTGAGGAAGTGAGGAACCACATACGGCTGCTCCTCCAGCTCCTGATCCTGTCGTTGCACTGCCTTTCTTGCCCTAGTGCCCCGAGTCATTCGCCGTGTGCTTTGCATTGTCGTGCTTGCCTTCGCAACTTGAAAATATGCAGCACCATGTTTAGACTTCCAAAGCATCTGGTACACTAATGTGTCTGTGTTTTGGCAGAAGTAATCTACAGCCTTTGGTAGTGCGATCTCTTCCAGCTGTGCCAAGGTAATGCCTGTATGAGCGCAATATTGCTCCTCACTCTGATTCACCACTATAGCTGAGCTTTTATCCGCAGCCAGCAGGTCCTCTGAAGAGCCATGGGGCATAAACAGTAGTCCAGCTATCAGATATTGAGAATCTTGCAGACAAAAATCGCCTCCATGCAGTGAGACTTGGCACTGCAAGTGCACTCCAATAACTGATTCTAGAGAAATATCTAGCGTGCCTGTGTTGCTACTACAGTGAAGTTCATGCTGGTCAAGCTCCTTGCAACATGATGGGTTTGGGCGATTCCATTGAGAAACACAATTATGAAGATTTTCCCAATGTTTTTTCTGGCGTGAATCAAGAAATGGCACCCATGAGAAGTCTTGTGTAGGTAGTTGCATAAGCTTATTCCTAATAATTTCAACTTTAGACTTAAAAAGGGGTGTGTACAACCTCAAGCAATCAATGGCAGTTCCAACTATGTCCATACTCTCTAAAAGTTGTAGAGTGACACTATAGAAAAAACTATTCTCGGGTGCCAGACCATCTTTCTGGATGAAGAACAGGACAACCTCTATTCCATGCCCTGGAGTACTGAAGGGCAACCACAGCAAAAAAAATGTGCTCTGATTTCCCAGATCGATATTGTGTTGTAGCTTCTTGCCTGTAAAAAGGTTTTTGACAAAAGGGTTGAAGGGCATGTGACAATGCGGTGTGCAACCAAGCTCTATGAATCTCAAGAAGTCGCTAGCACCATCTGCATACCACTCAAATCTTCGAACAATGGATCTGCTTAGCTGGTTGTTGAGACCAAAGGTAGAAGAGATAAATGACTTGGTAGCATGTGCTATCCGTTTAGGAAAGGCTGAACTACTGACCTCCTGTTCCATCTTTTCTTCTTCCAGGATTCTATTCTTGCACTTGTGGAGCACGTCGTCGCACTCTTGAGCAGCACGCTTCAGATTTTTCCGCCAACGCAACAACGATGCATCAGTGATCTGCCACTTTTCAGATGTCTCGAGAGCAGCCTCCAGCTTGATGTGCGCCATGTCTAGCCTCTCCAAGTTTTCGTTGTCCTTCGATTTCTCTTTCCCCTCATGCCTGTCAATCAGATCAGATAGGATTTGGCTAACTGCCCCTTGGACAACCGCAGAACCGACCATCTCTGCCATTAGGACTCAAGCATCTATAGCGTCCCTTCCCTGCTCATGAAAAGtagcatataccattagtcagcACACATGAGAGAGTAAAAATATGGAATTTTGATCACAAGCAAGGATTTAGCTGAGTGGCTGTAAGAATCTACCTTTGATAGAATTGCATGGGAGTAGTGATCAGCTTAGCTGTCCTGTGTATGAAGGTATCTCTATAAGGAGGTGTTGGTCTCCATAAGCCACGGAAATGTTGGTTCAAGAAGGGATATGTGAGTTCAATCAATGATGGTAGAGTCTCTGCTTCTATATATGCATATAATTGACTAACCTTCATTAAGTGGTGGCAAGTTGACGAAGCACATGCTGTGTGAATAATCAAATGGAGGCTGCTATGCTTCTCTTTACGCGTTTGAATATAATTGGCTAACATAGTATTGAACATGCATTAAATAGTGACAAGTTGAACCATACGGAGGCTGCTATGCTAATAAACTGAAAGAGAACAAGGGGAAATATAATACGTGAGCTTCAACATCTTTCATCCATTATATTAGTTCAGCAGCGTACAGGGAACTCAGAAGGCTTGGTCCTTTGCAGGTGAACATGGAAAGCTTGAAACCTCCCCTTGCTCCATGGCATTCTAGTCAAACGCGTGGGGCCCAGAAGCTAGAACCTGCAGCGGTGTTGCACCACCACCTGGGCCAGGCCAAGAGTCTGACAATATTTATTTTGGCCATACCCCTATGTTTTTCTATTTTTCCCTTTTCTTACTATATATAATCTCGCTAGTATGAAATAGATTTACATGAAGCTAAACACATGAACAGCGCACTGCACTGCACTTACATAAATTCTTAGAGTGGATTTTCTTTAGAGTAACTACGGTAGGTGATTCTTTTTGAGGAAACAGGAGTGGTAGCACCCTACTGATTAATAATATATATTaatcataaaagaaaaaaaagatgtgTCCAAGCAACAGAATTCAAGAAACGGAAAAGGACAAAAAGAATATAAAGAAGATCACGATTGGTACTATGGTAGGCGATTGCCAGCCTGAACTTTGATATATAAATGAATATGCAGGGACCAGAGGATATGCAAAATGAGAAGAAAGATGTAAAGTGCAAAGCTATGTCACATTgtcaaaaaaaaagagaaaaaactcAACCCAAAAGTTGAAGAGAACAATGGGCAGGCTTTCTAGCTCGGTGTGACCAGAGGAGAAGATCCAATGCAGCGTTCGAAGAGTTTGGCAGCAGAGACGTCATGGTCATTTAAGGCCTGACATTCCTACTCTTCCAGAGAACTGTTCACATATCTAACTCAAGTACTCAACAACCTTCTCTCAAGTCTTAACCCCATACACAGAATTTAGCTCATACCTGAGAATGTCCTCAACGTACAGACAGGTCCTTAGCTGGGAAGAATTCCGAACCATTTATGTTCAATCTGTTCCCAAGAAAATTCCATTTCCATGAATGTTTTCCACTCTTGAGCAGCATGCTTCAGATTTTTCCGCCAACGTAACAATGATGCATCAGTGATCTGACACTTTTCAGATGTCTCGAAAGCAGCCCCCAACTTGATGTGCGCCATCTCTAGCCTCTCCAAGTTTTCGTTGTCCTTCGATTTCTCTTTCCCCTCATGCCTGTCAATCAGATCAGATAGGATTTGACTAACTGCCCCTTGGACAACCACAGAACCAACCATCTCTTTCATGAGGACTCAAGCATCGCGTCCCTTCCCTACTCATGAAAATTAGCATATACCATAAGTTAGCATACATGAGAATAAAAATATGGAATTTGGATTGCAAACAAGGATTAGTTTAAGGGCTATAAGAATTTACCTTTGATAGAGTTGCATGGAAGTAGTGATCAGCTTAGCTATCCTGTGTATGAAGGTATCTTTATAAGGAGGTGTTGGTCTCCATAAGGGGAAATGTTGGCTCAAGAAGGGATATGTGACTTCAATCAACAATGCGAGTCTCTGCTTTTATACATGGTTGAATATAATTGCCTACTCATGAAATCAGTGATCAGCTTAGCTATCTTTAggataccacagaagctaaaagacaaattttataggacggcgattagacctgctatgttgtatggtgcagaatgttggcctacgaaaagacgatatgttcaacaaataagtgtcgcggaaatgtgtatgttgcgttggatttacggtcatacaagaagggatcgagttcggaacgatgatatacgtgatagattaggggtagcaccaattgaagaaaaaattgtccaacaccggttgagatggtttagaAATGTCCAACAGAGACCTCAAGAGGCACCGGtgtgtagtggaatcctaagccaggatagtaacgtgaagagaggcagaggaagactgaagttgacttgggtagaggcaataaaaggagatttGAAagtatggaatatacccaaagacttagccttagataggagtgcttgaaaaacagttattcacgtgcttgaaccttgattgcttctgctgggtttcaactctagtctaccccaacttgtttgggacttaaagactttgttgttgttgctgtgAATATAATTGCCTAACATGCATTTAGTGGTGGCAAGTTGACGAAGCACATGCTGTGTGAATAATCAAATGGAGGCTGCCATGCTAGTTGACCTGAAAGTGAAATATGTCAATTTGAGCATCTTTCATCCACTAACTCCGCAAAGGTATATGTGACTTCAATCAACAATGACAGTCTCTGCTTCTATAAATGTCTGAATATAATTGTCTGACACGCATTAAGTGGTGGCAAGTTGACGAAGCACATGCTGTGTGAATAATCAAATGGAGGCTGCCATGCTAGTTGACCTGAAAGTAAAGTGAAATAAGTGAACTTGAGCATCTTCCATCCACTAATGCCGCACAGTAGACAGCTTGAAACTACCCTTACTGTCGGCTGTTTTCCTTGTATcctcttttttctctctttcctTCCCCTCACTGCTTCTTTAGTAACTATTATTGTTAGCCAAAAGATCTGCATTTGATGCACAAAAGTAACAAAAGGACTGCTGGGATGAAAAGGGCTTCTATTCTATATCTGCATATGCTGAAAGCTGATGACAAATACACTGACAGATCATGATGAATTCCAACCGGTTATCCAAAAGAATCACAGCATCCATTTCCTGCTAAGAAAATGCAACATAGAACATTGAGTCAGTAACTAAGTATACGTGAGATACTAAATATGTCTTTGGATCAAAATTCAGAAGCAAAGATTTAGCTTAGTGGCTGTAAGAATATACCTTTGACAGAATAAAACAGAAGTGGCAGATAAGATAACGCAGTCCAAGACGAAGAAAAAAGAGGCATTCAATTCCCTAACAGGGTATGATAGCATAGGTTGAAGGGTGGGGGGGCTGTGGATGATTTGGTCTTTATAGGGCAGAAATGTCGATTCAAGGAGGAAAATCTGTCTTCAATCAACAATGAAAGCCTCTGCTTCTCTTTACGCGTTTGAATATAATTGGCTAACATGCATTAAATGATGACTTGTTCAACCATATGGAGGCTTCTATGCTAATCAGCGCCGACAACTggagaaaaataggaaatatgtCAACTAGAACTTCTCTCATCCATGAATTCAGCGCCGTACATGGAACTCAGAAATACTTGGTCCTTACCAGATGAATGATGCAAAGCTTGAAACTACCCCTTGCCACTGGCAATTTGTAGTGGGCAAAGCAAATATTTTGAGTCTTTGGCAAACTTTTTTCCATGGTGTACCAGTATGGCCTAACGTCCACTAGTCACCTACAATCTCCGTACGCCTTAGTTTTCTATACTTCCTTCACCAGTTCACCTCATTGTGTAACTGATCATCGATAGTCAAAACTCAAAAGGACAACATATGTATACACCTCAGAGTACAGAGGACTCCTGTATATCCTGTAAGATGTATGACAGAGTGCAGAAGTGCAGTGACAGATCAGAAAGCTTCACAGCCAATTAAGCGAAAGAAGATTTGCTCGTACATGACCATTGAGGCATTGACTACATCTAAAGTCCACTGTAGTAGAAGAAAATTTGTGCTTTTTCTTTCTCTCCTGCAGTAGGTCCTAACCTAGCTGAAATCACAGAGcaccaccctgttcgcttgatcgtatcagccatcatatagtatttttctttcacaataaaacaacatcagccggcttataagccacgaaAACGATCGAGCGAACAGGGTGCTCGACGCCCTCGACGCAGGGCAGGTTGTGGCATCTGCGGTGGGGAGTAAATCGAGCTCACCTCTAGCGCGGTCGCACGGAGTAGCGGCGGACGGCGACTCCACCGCCATCTCCGCCCAATCTTCGTTCCTTCTCGAATCTCGACGGCGCCGCCGCCCCGTGCACCCTCCTCGATCGACCGGCGAACTCTGCCACCTGCCCACCTCAGCAAACCACTGCCACGTGGGACCCAAGGGCAAACCTACAACTCTTTGCTTCTCCAGTGGCGTGGCGCTGCTAACTGGGCCAGGCCAAGAGTAACAACTTTTTGTTTTGGCCCAGCATGTCATGTCGTAGAGGACTAGCCGACTGGGACGCGTGGGCGCAGTGGCGGACGACGCCAGAGATGttcatgcagcccgaggcaccacggcacggcacgaagcccacttttttagcccgacacgagcatgGCCCGGCCCGGTGACGTGCGGGCCGGGGCTAGCCCGGCCCaagggagcaggccgtgcctgggccgctgcacaggcccgtgggctggcacggcacggcccggcctgCGTCGGTCGGCCCGGCAGCGGCCCGgcctcccccctccccctcctcactcctcctcccctccccgcGGCCCAGCTGGCCGGCCTCCCCCCTCCCGGCCCACCGGCCCCGCCTCATATATAAGCCGCACCCGCACGCTACGGCCGCGGCGGCTCTCCCCCGCGCAGCCCCACGTAGCCACGCTCCCACCCCCGAACCCTAACTCCCTGTCTCCATCTCCTCCGCCTCCCCATCTCCCCGTCTCCATCTGCTCCCCGTCCCCATCTCCCCGTCTCCAGCATCAGGCATGGCTGGCGCTGGGCGGCCCCGACCTGCTtgcccgacggccatggcgcctccTCCATCCCCACCCCAGGCACGCTAGCGGCACACATGGCGGCCCCTGGAGGCGGTGGCCCCTTCCTTCACCATCAGCAGCGGGCCCTTCCCCCACCACCAGCAGTGGCGGAGGTGGCCCCTTCCCTACCAACAGCAACGGTTGCGGCAGCCACTTCCCTCACCAGCGAGATGCGGAGGCGCTCCGCGCGGGGCAGATCTACTTTGTGctgcccgccgccgcgcgccgccgtggccTGCGGCGCGAGGAGGTCGCCGCGCTCGCCGTCAGGGCCTCCGCCGCACTCTCCTCCCGGGCCGCCTCGCCTAGCCtaccctccctcccttcccctgCTGATGCGGGCCTCGGGCCGACCTGGCCTGTTAAAAAGGCCGTGCTTTCCGGGCCGGCCCGGCATGGAAAGTGGTCCGATGGACCGTCAGCTAGGCACGGTGGACTGGGGCGGCACGGCCGtgcctggcacgggcccgtgccaagCCGGGCCGGGCGGCCCGAATGGCCATTCTTTACTCTGCCGCCAAGTCCGGCGGTTTGACCTTGTCCTCCATGGCCCCGCCCACAAAACGCGCACCCTCTCTCACCTCCCTAACCGGTCGTCGCTCGTGGGATCCTCCGCGACGGTGGCGTGCCTCTCCACTGTGTCCGGCAAAAGCACTGCGGTGGGGTCCCATAATCCACAGCAGCCAGCGATGTGCAGTGTGGCGAGAACTGGGCTAGGCCTAGGCCTAGAGGCCAGAGCGTAATAAAATATTCGTTTTGGCCCAACTAACAAATATTCTTTGTGgctttttctatttttatttatgTTGTAGCCTTtcgtaaaaaaaaacaaatgtcaCCATCATCTTTGGATTTAGTCTCACATCCATAATTGATTGTGGGGAGCATCACATATAAGGCGGGGCATCCCTCTCCTATTATACTAGTATTTTGGGTTGAGTTAGGTATAAACCTTAATATGTTGTGCGCTCCGGTAGACCTGGGCTTAAGGAGGTGCCGACTCATGGGCATAATGAGCTAGGCTGGATCCGCTACACACTCTAACAAGTAATATGAGATATTggagcccatggtcagaaaaCTTGATGGCAGGGGAGTGCAACTTATAAAGTGGGGGCAGCCTTGCCCTCACCTATTAAGGTAGTCTTGGGCCGGATGCGCTGTGCACTCTAACCTATAATTAGATAAATTCTAGAATATATACATTTTTATAATCTATCTAGAATTACAATATTGATAACATTTTTTTTATAACTTAGAAAGATGGACGGCCTAGCTAGATTGCTTCGTGATTgctgtttcttttctttttgtcgGCTGCTCTACTCGGCTGATTTCACAGCTCTTTCTATTTTCGCCGTTCAATATCATGGACTGAGATTTGACTGTTTAAATTATGGTTGTAGAGCATGTGGAGTATTTCCtttaaaacaacaacaacaacaaagcctttaagtcccaaacaagttgggatagactattttcgggtttcatctccattagaatggctagatttaacgttggctcgccacgcctatcacaactctcctcctttaccagggcttgggacctgctacgttgagacaacataggcggagttggAGTATTTCCTTTGAAAGTACCACGAAATTCCACCTGTCAAACCAATCCAAATTACCGCATGCTTTTTTTCCACAACAAGATTTCTGTGGAATTATGGTTTGGGTACAAGGAGAATCTGCGTCAGCAAGTCAATACGAAAGTTTTGCAGCAAGAGATTAAAGTTGCACTTTGCAGTAGGTGGGCTGACTTATGACAAGCAATGGGGCCAACatgtgatttttttttgaaaaaaaacattCATACAAGCATGTAAATTTGCTTTGATTGTTTTTGAAAAACAAACACTCATACAGGCACCTCTACCTCTAAAGTTTGTTTTTAATCATCTCTGTAGAATGAAACCATTAGATtagtggaaagaagaaagaatggGAAGAAAGCAACCATGGTCAAGCTTTAATTTAATTAATATAAATAAGTAGAAGTTATGACAACCTTTAAATTCAAGCCGAGACATGGCGTAACCACAATCTAAACGTTCACAAAAGCAACAGAACCATACGGTTACAAATAGGTTTCACTTTTTATTCCCATGTAATTCCCATTACATGATCACTTGATCAGCTGGTCATATATGCATAACTCAAACTGAGATCAAGTGATGTGCTGTACTTCCATAAGTTCCTAATGTAGAATTATAGTAGTACTTCCTAATTTTAAGACCAAGAAAACACAAACCATTGACATGTAATTTAAGACCTTCATGCTATGGGTTTGCCCCTCTTCAATGGAAACAGAGCATCCCCAATATAtctgcaattttttttttctgacaGATTTGCTCTCTTTTCTGAGTAGTAATCCAACCTTTGATCTGTTACGGTTATCTCTCCAGGTTAAACGATTTAGAATTTCAGGTGCAGCAGTGGTGCACTGGTGCTGCTAACTGACTTTCCTTTTCTTTCTGAATCCAGTCCAAGATCAAGCCTTGTAGCCAAACGGGCGCATGTGCACCCCATAAGTCGATCAAGTGAGAGATCATACGCGTCCGATGCTGCAGCTCCTGATCCTTTTGTTGCACCAGTTTTCTTTTCCTAGCTCCCTTAAAAGTTCTCCGTGCACCTGGAGCCTCCATGCTTGGCTTTCCAAAATGAACGTATGCAGTGCCATGTATAGCCTTCCAAAGTATTTGGTAGACCGTCGCTTCAGTGTTTTGTTGGAAGTAATCTATCGCCTTTGGCAGCATGATTTCTTTCAGTTGTTCCAAGGTAATGTCAGTATGCTCGCAATGTTTTCCCCTCCTGAAGATCGGCACCATTGTAGAACTTCTATCCGCAGGTAGCATGTTTTCTGAAGAACCATGGGGAGTAAAGAGGAGTCCAGCTTTCAGCTTTTGATAATCGCACAGAGAATATTTGTATTCAGACAGTGAGGTCCGTTGTTGATTATACTCGGATAGTGAGATCTGACACTGCAAATTTACTACAATAATTGAATCCAGAGAAGCATCCATGCCTAGGTTACTAATATGGCCAACCTTATGCTGATCATGCTGCTTGCAACATAATGGGTCTGGACGAAACCATTGAGTGCTAAAACTATGAAGATTGTCCCAGTGTTTTCTGTGCCATAGATCAACATATGGCACCCATGAGAAGTCCTGTGTAGGTAGCTGAGTGAGCTCTTTCTTGATGGTTTCAACTGTAGGCTGGAAACAAGGAGGGAAGAGCTGCAGGCAGTTCACTACGGTCCCAACAATGTCTGTGCTTTCTGATATCTGCAGCATTGCACCAAGAAAGAAGTTATCTTCAAGTGTATTTCTGTCTTTCTTGATAAATACCAGGCAAACTTCTATTCCATGTTCTTTCGTAGCAAAGGGCACCAACCATAGTAGAAACAAAGGGTACTCATTTCCACGGACAATTTTGTGTTGTAGTTCCCTGCCTGCAAAAAGGTGCTTGACAAAAGAGTTGAATGACATCTGACGGGATGGTGTGCCACCAACCTCTATGAATCTCAGAAACTCACTAGCACTATTTGCAAACCACTCGAATCTTCTAACAACAGATCTGCTGGACTCATAGTTGTTGCGGCCAAAGGCAGAGAAAATAAAAGATTTGGTAGCATGTGCTATTCGTCTAGGAAAGGAAGAATTCCTCACCTCCTGTTCCATCTGTTCTTCTTCAAGGATTATCTTCTTGTATCCGTACAGTGTGTCATCGCACTCTTGAGCAGCCCGCTTCAGCTTCTTGCGCCAACGCAACAACGACGAATCAGTGATCTGCCACTTACTGGATGTCTCAAGAGCTGCCTCCAGCTTGATATGCGCCATCTCAAGCCTCTCCAAGTTATCATTTGGATTTGAGTCTTCTTTGCCCTCATACCTGTGAACCAGACCGGATAGAATTTGGCTAACTGTCTCCTGGATAACCACAGAACTGACCATCTCGGTCATTAGGATCCAATAAGTATTTGTAGCATTCCTTCCCTGCTCAGAAAAAAAGCATTTGTACATGAGGAGACTAAATATATGAACAAAATCTCAGGACAGAAAAAAAATGTGTTCCACAGAGGACCTACCCTCAGT
Above is a genomic segment from Miscanthus floridulus cultivar M001 chromosome 3, ASM1932011v1, whole genome shotgun sequence containing:
- the LOC136545001 gene encoding uncharacterized protein; its protein translation is MAEMVGSAVVQGAVSQILSDLIDRHEGKEKSKDNENLERLDMAHIKLEAALETSEKWQITDASLLRWRKNLKRAAQECDDVLHKCKNRILEEEKMEQEVSSSAFPKRIAHATKSFISSTFGLNNQLSRSIVRRFEWYADGASDFLRFIELGCTPHCHMPFNPFVKNLFTGKKLQHNIDLGNQSTFFLLWLPFSTPGHGIEVVLFFIQKDGLAPENSFFYSVTLQLLESMDIVGTAIDCLRLYTPLFKSKVEIIRNKLMQLPTQDFSWVPFLDSRQKKHWENLHNCVSQWNRPNPSCCKELDQHELHCSSNTGTLDISLESVIGVHLQCQVSLHGGDFCLQDSQYLIAGLLFMPHGSSEDLLAADKSSAIVVNQSEEQYCAHTGITLAQLEEIALPKAVDYFCQNTDTLVYQMLWKSKHGAAYFQVAKASTTMQSTRRMTRGTRARKAVQRQDQELEEQPYVVPHFLNLWAGHAPSRLQGSLASWMQKEKENRLAPSQMRLKF
- the LOC136545002 gene encoding uncharacterized protein isoform X1, which produces MVRRGGAENGGGGRRSERIETRRRGGGVGAATDREMTAEALPPHTSALQGRNATNTYWILMTEMVSSVVIQETVSQILSGLVHRYEGKEDSNPNDNLERLEMAHIKLEAALETSSKWQITDSSLLRWRKKLKRAAQECDDTLYGYKKIILEEEQMEQEVRNSSFPRRIAHATKSFIFSAFGRNNYESSRSVVRRFEWFANSASEFLRFIEVGGTPSRQMSFNSFVKHLFAGRELQHKIVRGNEYPLFLLWLVPFATKEHGIEVCLVFIKKDRNTLEDNFFLGAMLQISESTDIVGTVVNCLQLFPPCFQPTVETIKKELTQLPTQDFSWVPYVDLWHRKHWDNLHSFSTQWFRPDPLCCKQHDQHKVGHISNLGMDASLDSIIVVNLQCQISLSEYNQQRTSLSEYKYSLCDYQKLKAGLLFTPHGSSENMLPADRSSTMVPIFRRGKHCEHTDITLEQLKEIMLPKAIDYFQQNTEATVYQILWKAIHGTAYVHFGKPSMEAPGARRTFKGARKRKLVQQKDQELQHRTRMISHLIDLWGAHAPVWLQGLILDWIQKEKESQLAAPVHHCCT
- the LOC136545002 gene encoding uncharacterized protein isoform X3, with translation MTEMVSSVVIQETVSQILSGLVHRYEGKEDSNPNDNLERLEMAHIKLEAALETSSKWQITDSSLLRWRKKLKRAAQECDDTLYGYKKIILEEEQMEQEVRNSSFPRRIAHATKSFIFSAFGRNNYESSRSVVRRFEWFANSASEFLRFIEVGGTPSRQMSFNSFVKHLFAGRELQHKIVRGNEYPLFLLWLVPFATKEHGIEVCLVFIKKDRNTLEDNFFLGAMLQISESTDIVGTVVNCLQLFPPCFQPTVETIKKELTQLPTQDFSWVPYVDLWHRKHWDNLHSFSTQWFRPDPLCCKQHDQHKVGHISNLGMDASLDSIIVVNLQCQISLSEYNQQRTSLSEYKYSLCDYQKLKAGLLFTPHGSSENMLPADRSSTMVPIFRRGKHCEHTDITLEQLKEIMLPKAIDYFQQNTEATVYQILWKAIHGTAYVHFGKPSMEAPGARRTFKGARKRKLVQQKDQELQHRTRMISHLIDLWGAHAPVWLQGLILDWIQKEKESQLAAPVHHCCT